The Acanthochromis polyacanthus isolate Apoly-LR-REF ecotype Palm Island chromosome 2, KAUST_Apoly_ChrSc, whole genome shotgun sequence genome contains a region encoding:
- the si:dkey-56m19.5 gene encoding fibrous sheath CABYR-binding protein, giving the protein MGGKLSRKRKGYDVSDPKDKKDEAAATPAGAEESAKVEDGAPPTGAAVPAQADSVVEETAESAVAAETEVAKPPEEPKSAPLEEPAPAVTEEAVPKQESAVEEAAPAAEEPVAAAVEAPPVVEEKAEAVEEAVPVTEEAVVAAVEAAPVAQEPAAAVEAAPVVDEKAAAAEEAAPVAEEPATAAEEPAPEIEEPVVAAEESAPAVEAVQEQVPVELPVTTAETEETSAPAPEEPVPVEVQPHVEEPAAAVESVPEPEVAVASTEAAPVDQEPEPEPVPETVTVPEVTVEEVVVPAVASEPEPVAEPATVPVLESAPEPEPTIEVEPEQEPEQAVEIEAEAEKATEPEQVPEPEQVPEPEQVPEPEQIPEPELKQEPEPLSVEAPEPEPEPEQAPEAEIQQSLEPEAEQDAEAVKSPAEEQVEETEPEPTIATSDVTDIGTVEAEACKVLEAAAEDVSTEASNTEAAAEPEAAEPVPDIVVSDSVSASEITAEPEKAAEEVPFPEPEVETKMENGELESPSLTPDAAEVDAPPAVNGECRDAAAVATQAEECVNGSEKLEETPIKEQSDFELKKDVNLSGDVQEVPDAVSDMVEGLSTEVTQAV; this is encoded by the coding sequence ATGGGAGGCAAACTAAGCAGAAAAAGGAAAGGATATGATGTCAGCGACCCCAAAGACAAGAAGGATGAGGCTGCAGCAACACCTGCTGGAGCAGAAGAGTCTGCTAAAGTGGAAGATGGAGCCCCACCCACAGGAGCCGCTGTGCCAGCTCAGGCAGACAGTGTGGTCGAGGAGACTGCTGAGTCAGCAGTGGCAGCAGAAACTGAAGTtgcaaaacctccagaggaaccTAAATCTGCACCTCTAGAAGAACCGGCTCCTGCAGTTACAGAGGAGGCTGTCCCTAAACAGGAATCGGCAGTTGAGGAAGCAGCACCAGCAGCGGAAGAACCAGTCGCAGCAGCAGTGGAAGCACCTCCTGTTGTAGAAGAAAAAGCTGAAGCAGTGGAGGAAGCAGTGCCAGTAACAGAAGAAGCAGTTGTAGCAGCAGTGGAAGCAGCTCCTGTTGCTCAGGAGCCGGCTGCAGCAGTGGAAGCAGCTCCTGTTGTAGAtgaaaaagctgcagcagcagaggaagcagCTCCTGTAGCAGAGGAACcagctacagcagcagaggaaccaGCTCCAGAAATAGAAGAGCCAGTTGTTGCAGCAGAGGAATCTGCTCCAGCAGTAGAAGCGGTACAGGAACAAGTTCCAGTAGAGCTCCCAGTGAccacagcagaaacagaggaaaCTTCTGCTCCAGCACCAGAAGAACCTGTTCCAGTTGAAGTCCAACCCCATGTAGAAGAACCTGCTGCAGCTGTAGAATCTGTTCCAGAACCAGAAGTTGCTGTAGCCAGCACAGAGGCAGCACCTGTGGACCAAGAGCCAGAGCCAGAGCCTGTACCAGAGACTGTTACTGTGCCTGAAGTCACTGTGGAGGAGGTAGTGGTACCTGCTGTTGCCTCTGAACCTGAACCAGTGGCTGAGCCAGCAACGGTGCCAGTGCTGGAGTCTGCCCCGGAACCAGAACCAACCATAGAGGTAGAGCCTGAACAAGAACCAGAGCAAGCAGTAGAGATCGAGGCAGAGGCAGAGAAAGCAACAGAGCCGGAGCAAGTACCAGAGCCAGAGCAAGTACCAGAGCCAGAGCAAGTACCAGAGCCAGAGCAAATACCAGAGCCAGAACTAAAACAGGAACCAGAACCACTGTCAGTGGAAGCACCTGAGCCAGAACCTGAACCAGAGCAAGCCCCAGAGGCAGAGATCCAACAATCACTAGAGCCAGAAGCTGAGCAAGATGCTGAGGCAGTGAAGTCTCCAGCAGAGGAACAGGTAGAAGAAACTGAACCAGAACCAACAATAGCCACATCTGACGTTACTGACATTGGGACTGTGGAAGCAGAAGCATGTAAGGTCTTGGAGGCTGCAGCAGAGGATGTCTCCACTGAAGCCTCCAACACTGAGGCGGCAGCTGAGCCAGAAGCAGCAGAACCTGTCCCTGATATTGTCGTCTCAGATTCTGTCTCTGCCAGTGAAATTACTGCTGAACCAGAAAAGGCAGCTGAAGAGGTGCCTTTCCCAGAGCCGGAGGTAGAAACCAAGATGGAAAATGGAGAATTAGAGAGCCCCTCTCTTACACCGGATGCAGCAGAAGTCGATGCACCACCTGCTGTGAATGGAGAGTgcagagatgctgctgctgtggccaCACAGGCAGAGGAATGTGTTAATGGGAGTGAAAAGCTCGAGGAGACGCCTATCAAGGAGCAGAGTGACTTTGAACTGAAAAAGGACGTGAACCTGAGCGGGGACGTCCAGGAAGTTCCCGATGCAGTCTCAGACATGGTGGAAGGTCTCAGCACTGAAGTCACTCAGGCAGTCTGA